In Methanolobus chelungpuianus, a genomic segment contains:
- the argC gene encoding N-acetyl-gamma-glutamyl-phosphate reductase encodes MYKIYVDGQHGTTGLLVNERLADHPEVEILEIPYEKRHDKELRKKLLNEADLVFLCLPDEAVAEAVGLITNPNTKIIDASTANRVNEAWAYGLPELSIAHRVRVAGASRVSNPGCHATASIVALYPLVQEGIISRETAVPLFSITGYTGGGKKMIETYETTTERAYKAPRQYALGLNHKHVPEIMAHSGLNVKPIFMPVVSNYPRGLAVTLPLSVKDLEKPLTKQGLHELYQKYYGDSIFIRIHVVDETKDLVENAFDVQGSNDTNYLDLYIYGNEEQIQVLSRLDNLWKGASGAAIQNMNIMLSMDETTGLL; translated from the coding sequence ATGTACAAGATATATGTGGACGGCCAGCACGGGACTACAGGCCTGCTGGTGAACGAGCGTCTGGCGGATCATCCGGAAGTGGAGATCCTGGAGATCCCCTATGAAAAGCGCCACGACAAAGAACTGAGGAAGAAGCTGCTCAACGAGGCAGACCTGGTGTTCCTCTGCCTGCCGGACGAAGCCGTAGCAGAGGCAGTGGGTCTGATCACAAACCCTAATACGAAGATCATCGATGCATCCACGGCCAACCGCGTGAACGAGGCATGGGCTTACGGCCTGCCCGAGCTTTCTATCGCACACCGTGTCAGGGTGGCCGGAGCGAGCCGAGTCTCCAATCCCGGCTGCCATGCAACGGCGTCTATAGTTGCCCTATATCCGCTGGTGCAGGAAGGTATCATTTCCAGGGAAACCGCAGTCCCCTTGTTCTCCATCACCGGATACACCGGTGGCGGGAAGAAGATGATCGAGACCTATGAGACCACGACAGAGCGGGCCTACAAGGCACCACGGCAGTATGCCCTTGGCCTGAATCACAAGCATGTGCCCGAGATCATGGCCCACTCAGGCCTGAACGTCAAACCCATATTCATGCCTGTGGTCTCCAACTATCCGAGGGGACTGGCAGTCACACTGCCCCTGTCCGTGAAGGATCTGGAAAAACCCCTGACTAAGCAGGGCCTGCATGAGCTCTATCAGAAGTATTATGGGGATTCCATATTCATCCGCATTCATGTGGTTGATGAGACAAAGGATCTGGTGGAGAATGCCTTTGACGTGCAGGGAAGCAATGACACCAATTACCTGGACCTCTACATTTACGGCAACGAGGAACAGATACAGGTGCTATCCCGCCTGGACAATCTCTGGAAAGGCGCCTCGGGTGCGGCTATCCAGAACATGAACATCATGCTCAGCATGGATGAGACGACCGGCCTTTTGTGA
- the pfkC gene encoding ADP-specific phosphofructokinase yields MEIQDWEKHYEAAYLDITRSLKDVRGVFVAYNSNIDAIKHVREEEVSKLVDLLGCSAIQEQVVQYPREIKDPVELMARLVISMRDGKAAEVPTYDTDIHEWLTDNLGFDRARMGGQAGIMSNLLANLGVQNVITYVPWLSKEQAEYFVESPNLVHPAVENGQLVLKHPKEIYDKNLKPKVNWILEFSRGTRVCCSGECFTVPRDNRLIISSRPQWLHIDMSKELYESLPYIRKKIDGALLAGYQMIREEYEDGTTYHDYVEKSVNVICRLKECNPRMQIHVEFTSIQNKVIRKAILTEIVKEHATSLGLDTVEVANALNVLGYEELAFAVMSKDERSVIALYEGAVRLLRDLQLQVVNIHSLGHYISLVSPDHPVDVDGHRDALLFASVLAATQASVGHINSIGDTKEGLKVPVYTKGHEDLASLAEYLVRKGVCSLEEFEDGCVNAMGHSLVIVPTKVVDKPAGTVGIGDAISAGAFVALLTKIKDKGEKCAEQA; encoded by the coding sequence ATGGAGATACAGGATTGGGAAAAGCATTACGAAGCTGCCTATTTAGATATAACCCGTTCTTTAAAGGATGTCCGCGGGGTGTTTGTGGCCTATAACAGCAATATAGATGCCATCAAGCATGTCAGGGAAGAAGAAGTGAGCAAGCTCGTTGACCTTCTCGGGTGCAGCGCCATCCAGGAGCAGGTCGTGCAGTATCCCCGTGAGATAAAGGATCCTGTGGAGCTTATGGCCAGGCTGGTGATATCCATGCGTGACGGGAAGGCTGCGGAAGTGCCGACATATGATACCGATATTCATGAGTGGCTGACGGACAATCTCGGGTTCGACCGGGCTCGCATGGGCGGGCAGGCGGGTATTATGTCCAACCTGCTGGCAAATCTGGGTGTGCAGAATGTCATCACCTATGTGCCCTGGCTGTCAAAGGAGCAGGCGGAGTACTTTGTCGAATCTCCCAATCTTGTGCATCCGGCAGTGGAGAACGGTCAGCTTGTCCTGAAGCACCCGAAGGAAATATACGATAAGAACCTGAAGCCAAAGGTGAACTGGATACTGGAATTCTCCAGGGGCACCAGGGTTTGCTGCTCAGGGGAATGCTTCACAGTTCCCAGAGATAACCGCCTGATAATATCATCCCGGCCCCAATGGCTGCACATCGATATGAGCAAAGAGCTCTATGAGAGCCTTCCTTACATAAGGAAGAAAATAGACGGGGCCCTGCTTGCAGGCTATCAGATGATCAGGGAGGAGTATGAGGACGGAACTACCTACCACGATTATGTGGAGAAGTCTGTCAATGTCATCTGCAGGCTGAAGGAATGTAATCCCAGGATGCAGATCCATGTCGAGTTCACATCCATACAGAACAAGGTCATCCGCAAGGCGATCCTTACAGAGATAGTCAAAGAGCATGCCACATCCCTTGGCCTCGATACCGTGGAAGTTGCCAATGCGCTCAACGTGCTCGGCTACGAAGAACTGGCATTTGCTGTCATGAGCAAGGACGAAAGAAGCGTGATAGCCCTATACGAAGGAGCTGTCAGGCTGCTCAGGGATTTGCAGCTGCAGGTGGTCAATATCCATTCCCTGGGTCACTATATCAGTCTTGTTTCCCCGGACCATCCCGTGGATGTGGACGGCCACCGCGATGCGCTGCTGTTCGCTTCGGTACTGGCAGCCACCCAGGCCTCTGTGGGGCATATCAACAGCATCGGCGACACAAAAGAAGGTCTGAAGGTGCCTGTCTACACAAAGGGTCATGAGGATCTTGCCAGCCTGGCTGAGTATCTTGTACGCAAGGGAGTGTGCTCCCTGGAAGAGTTCGAGGACGGATGCGTCAATGCAATGGGGCACAGCCTGGTGATCGTACCTACAAAGGTCGTAGACAAGCCCGCAGGTACCGTGGGAATAGGGGACGCAATTTCCGCGGGTGCCTTTGTGGCCTTGCTCACCAAGATAAAAGACAAAGGCGAAAAATGCGCGGAGCAGGCATGA
- a CDS encoding ADP-dependent glucokinase/phosphofructokinase: MNILCAYNANIDAIYKVEGPQISLVASDYEEEIAAGLKCLPGSISSIPDFFAGLFSCMQHGTGAEWMILDKGVYQWLRSNFLDGSFLRMGGNMGIMANVLSELGASRVIPNVPNPSPLQMSFFSDRAIFIPYEGNMKKSSHLSEGDSSVSAPELIHFVFDFRKGDTFILGGKEIRVPRENRFIATYDLLNFELYADEHFSRYARDNIRDMEGALIAGYHLLREVYPDGSGYADKLRRSLDQLSSWKADNSKLQIHAELGHFASVNIASDVFSGLAPIADSIGLNEDELTTLADIYKVSSSGILDMDAMSVIRTAASLCDLFNIGRILVHTREFVISVSRTPVPSSLKTFEALQFGIRCAAAFACTGKLADRNTLVAVSSEIEESGHGRMQIAGLEKEIPLVYRENGVIAEYRNYSVCAVPTRLCSQPVSTVGLGDTVSSAIFLRELELGS; encoded by the coding sequence ATGAACATCCTCTGTGCATACAATGCGAACATAGATGCCATCTATAAAGTGGAGGGTCCGCAGATAAGCCTGGTTGCCAGTGACTATGAGGAAGAGATAGCTGCAGGACTGAAGTGCCTCCCAGGCTCCATATCCTCGATACCTGACTTCTTTGCCGGACTCTTCTCCTGCATGCAGCATGGTACAGGGGCCGAATGGATGATTCTGGACAAGGGAGTCTACCAGTGGCTCAGGTCGAACTTCCTCGATGGCTCTTTCCTGCGCATGGGTGGCAATATGGGTATTATGGCGAATGTACTCTCGGAACTGGGAGCATCCAGAGTCATACCTAACGTTCCCAATCCTTCTCCGCTACAGATGTCTTTCTTCTCTGACAGGGCTATCTTCATCCCGTATGAGGGAAATATGAAAAAGAGCTCGCATTTATCTGAAGGTGATTCATCGGTGTCTGCCCCCGAACTGATACATTTCGTGTTCGATTTCAGGAAAGGGGATACCTTCATCCTTGGCGGGAAGGAGATAAGAGTGCCGAGGGAGAACAGGTTCATTGCCACCTACGACCTCCTCAACTTTGAACTGTATGCAGATGAGCACTTCAGCCGTTATGCCCGGGATAATATCAGGGATATGGAAGGGGCTTTGATAGCGGGTTACCACCTGCTCCGCGAGGTCTATCCGGACGGCAGCGGGTATGCGGATAAGCTTCGCAGGTCCCTGGACCAGTTAAGCTCATGGAAGGCAGACAACAGCAAACTGCAGATCCATGCGGAGCTGGGCCATTTCGCTTCTGTGAACATAGCTTCGGACGTATTTTCAGGCCTTGCTCCCATTGCTGACAGTATCGGCCTGAACGAGGATGAGCTTACCACACTTGCAGATATATATAAGGTCAGCAGTTCCGGAATACTTGATATGGACGCAATGTCCGTCATCAGGACCGCTGCATCCCTGTGCGATCTGTTCAACATCGGGAGGATACTGGTGCATACAAGGGAGTTCGTTATCTCGGTATCCAGGACGCCGGTCCCTTCATCACTGAAAACCTTCGAGGCTCTGCAATTCGGTATCAGGTGCGCTGCAGCATTTGCATGTACGGGGAAGCTCGCAGACAGGAATACGCTGGTGGCAGTCTCCTCCGAGATAGAGGAGAGCGGTCATGGCAGGATGCAGATAGCAGGACTGGAAAAGGAGATCCCTCTGGTGTACAGGGAGAACGGTGTTATTGCCGAGTATCGTAACTACTCGGTATGTGCTGTTCCAACCAGGCTATGCAGCCAGCCGGTATCCACAGTGGGACTGGGTGACACCGTATCTTCCGCCATATTCTTAAGGGAACTTGAACTTGGGTCCTGA
- a CDS encoding DNA-3-methyladenine glycosylase family protein, with the protein MYELFCEDFNLDYTLDCGQVFRWDKPGDWWVGVVKGSVVRLQQDKVTGKVLVDSSLPKEFLEHYFRFDDDLDDILRRVNRDVFMDEAISKYRGLRLIRQDPWECLISYMLATAWSIPNIKRGISLLSARYGKKIGDGYYSFPEPETLAGLCDGELRDCKLGFRSGRIVKAARHVMGGNLVLDELFSADYREARQRLMFLEGIGEKVADCILLFAFGKMEAFPVDTHVEKVVRYYYGSHEFFNGSVTKSKIGDWGRMYFGEYCGYAQQYFFYQKRLEGLV; encoded by the coding sequence ATGTACGAGCTCTTCTGCGAGGATTTCAATCTTGATTACACTCTGGACTGCGGTCAGGTGTTCAGATGGGACAAGCCCGGTGACTGGTGGGTGGGTGTTGTGAAAGGCAGCGTCGTGCGGTTGCAGCAGGACAAAGTGACAGGTAAAGTGCTTGTCGACTCCTCCCTGCCAAAAGAGTTCCTTGAACACTACTTCAGGTTCGATGACGACCTCGATGATATCTTGCGCCGGGTCAACAGGGACGTTTTCATGGACGAAGCTATAAGTAAGTACAGGGGGCTCCGGCTTATACGACAGGATCCCTGGGAGTGCCTGATATCCTACATGCTCGCCACGGCCTGGAGCATTCCCAATATTAAGAGAGGCATATCCCTGTTATCAGCCCGCTACGGAAAGAAGATCGGGGATGGCTATTACAGCTTCCCGGAGCCGGAAACCCTTGCCGGCCTGTGTGATGGCGAGCTGAGGGACTGCAAGCTGGGATTCAGGTCCGGTCGCATTGTCAAGGCTGCAAGGCATGTGATGGGTGGCAATCTTGTACTGGACGAGCTCTTCAGCGCCGACTACAGGGAAGCAAGACAGAGGCTGATGTTCCTGGAGGGCATAGGTGAGAAAGTTGCGGACTGCATCCTGCTCTTTGCATTCGGGAAAATGGAAGCCTTCCCAGTGGACACCCATGTGGAAAAGGTCGTAAGGTACTATTATGGCAGCCATGAGTTCTTCAACGGCAGCGTCACAAAAAGCAAGATTGGTGACTGGGGGCGTATGTACTTCGGGGAGTACTGCGGCTACGCTCAGCAGTATTTCTTCTACCAGAAAAGGCTTGAAGGCCTTGTATGA
- the cca gene encoding CCA tRNA nucleotidyltransferase has protein sequence MDRRIEVENEVLRRVKPSPEEKKRLLAVVQDLLSKVDSTAAGLGVSGIRAKLVGSAARDTWTSGTHDLDIFIPFPVQKTRDELEKYGLLIARDIAKGADRYEERYAEHPYLNMHYRGFDVDMVPCFAVGCASDMKSAVDRTPFHSEFVKTHIRGMEDEVLKLKQFMKGTGVYGSELRTQGFSGYLTELLIISYESFEGVISGACNWKPGVVIDLHGHGTVTHSESLVVVDPTDPKRNVAAALSLDRFCRFIDACCSYLEEPSLSFFFPEPEIPLTDQQVLGMISERESSFVAIVFGKPDIVEDVLYPQLDKMESSVRALLEQHGFSILNSSRWAGEQAAIVVELLCAKLPDVKKHRGPPVWERKHAQNFISKYKGSADTFAFYIEDGYYVADIKRKFTAAKDLLQEKLAACSMGKQLTESVRQGFRILENEEICLIEEEDFRRSLNKWKGN, from the coding sequence ATGGATAGAAGAATCGAAGTGGAAAATGAAGTCCTCCGCAGGGTGAAACCATCCCCGGAAGAGAAAAAAAGGCTTCTGGCAGTAGTACAGGACCTGCTCAGTAAAGTGGATTCTACCGCTGCCGGACTTGGTGTCAGTGGCATCCGTGCAAAACTGGTAGGTTCCGCTGCCAGGGATACATGGACATCCGGGACGCACGACCTTGACATATTTATCCCGTTCCCTGTGCAGAAGACCAGAGACGAACTGGAAAAGTATGGCCTCCTGATAGCAAGGGATATCGCAAAGGGTGCAGACAGGTATGAAGAGCGCTATGCCGAACATCCTTATCTTAATATGCACTACAGAGGGTTCGATGTTGACATGGTACCCTGTTTTGCAGTCGGCTGCGCCTCCGATATGAAATCTGCTGTTGACAGGACGCCTTTTCACAGCGAGTTTGTCAAAACGCATATCAGAGGGATGGAAGACGAGGTTCTCAAGCTGAAGCAGTTCATGAAAGGGACCGGAGTATATGGTTCGGAACTGCGCACCCAGGGTTTTTCCGGCTATCTTACAGAACTGCTGATCATCAGCTATGAATCCTTCGAAGGAGTCATATCCGGCGCATGCAACTGGAAACCTGGAGTGGTCATCGACCTTCACGGGCATGGGACAGTGACACACAGCGAATCTCTTGTAGTCGTTGACCCCACCGACCCCAAGCGGAATGTGGCTGCTGCACTTTCCCTGGACAGGTTTTGCAGGTTTATCGACGCGTGCTGTTCATATCTGGAGGAACCTTCCCTTAGCTTCTTCTTCCCCGAACCGGAGATACCGCTTACAGACCAGCAAGTACTTGGCATGATCAGTGAGAGGGAAAGCTCCTTTGTGGCAATAGTGTTCGGCAAGCCGGACATTGTTGAGGATGTGCTCTATCCTCAGCTGGACAAGATGGAATCGAGCGTAAGAGCATTGCTTGAACAGCATGGCTTCAGTATATTGAACAGTAGCAGGTGGGCAGGAGAACAAGCCGCCATCGTAGTGGAACTGCTTTGTGCGAAGCTGCCTGATGTGAAAAAGCACAGGGGCCCTCCTGTATGGGAGCGTAAGCATGCACAGAATTTCATTTCAAAGTACAAAGGCTCTGCAGACACTTTTGCCTTTTACATAGAGGACGGATACTATGTGGCAGATATAAAAAGGAAGTTCACGGCAGCAAAAGACCTTCTCCAGGAAAAGCTGGCTGCCTGCTCTATGGGAAAACAGCTTACCGAATCCGTAAGGCAGGGGTTCAGGATACTGGAGAATGAGGAGATCTGCCTTATAGAAGAGGAGGATTTCAGGCGGTCCCTGAATAAATGGAAAGGGAACTGA
- a CDS encoding hydrophobe/amphiphile efflux-3 (HAE3) family transporter, giving the protein MLIAFLCIIISFQGAQFIEMKSGTDTFVEKTSTLYQDFDHLYLNLFSTGSIVILVEGDDVADPAALQAMDRIHQITRNIPGVLEVTSPSQVIKDANYRNTGSRTLPDDSDTLDSIIASDMPSYIMPDRTHAVISVVFSGTTSESMQEEILRETQDAIGFAEFPPGYKVIVTGDVAFGNAMNEEMNTSMGTLLVISVVLMVLVLYLVFRHVRWRLLPLPVVLLGIIFTFGAMGYLDIPMTMVSMAAFPVLIGLGIDYAIQFHNRIEEEFERNHSAATAVIETVKHTGPAVLIALIITALGFASLFTSSVPMVQDFGKLLLIGVIMCFLASLFVGVTVLYGFHEFSQHPVLSKLPFRRKIPDVNKKAKHEETVHEPDLTDRLLEKAAVLSMRHPLLVIGVAGFLCLGGLYFDAQVPIQTDVQTFVPQDMPALIDLVHMGEILGGSEELNVIIKTDDNANPQLLEWIDRFSSHEVENRGHIYSSSSIVDVVKSMNGGTIPDDSREIRALYAQVPEVQRERLLHGNNMLILNLGIGNAMGELGLEGIKDLTRVVQEDIGWMPPPPGTSVTITGGSVVFFTVISALTSGRMLMTLLGLVLVFAGLLVIYRDYLKALTPVVTMFMVIGWSGGLMYYLGVEYTPMTATLGALILGVGSEYAVLMMERYFEERDKGAAPEEAMREASVKIGKAIVTSGLTTVFGFSALIASPFSMTSNFGFITVMDVILALLASFIVFPAVIVLLDKHRESRRARKSERTLQIAGSDVKTAHKEAAL; this is encoded by the coding sequence ATTCTCATCGCTTTTCTGTGCATCATCATATCATTCCAGGGTGCCCAGTTCATAGAAATGAAGTCGGGTACGGATACCTTCGTTGAGAAGACCTCAACTCTATATCAGGATTTTGATCATCTCTATCTCAACCTTTTCAGTACCGGATCCATAGTAATACTGGTGGAGGGGGATGATGTAGCAGACCCGGCCGCCTTGCAGGCAATGGACCGGATACATCAGATCACCCGGAATATTCCGGGCGTGCTGGAGGTTACATCCCCCTCCCAGGTGATAAAGGATGCCAATTACCGCAACACAGGCAGCCGTACGCTCCCGGATGATTCTGACACCCTCGATTCTATAATTGCCTCCGATATGCCTTCGTATATAATGCCTGACAGGACGCATGCTGTCATATCTGTTGTGTTCAGTGGTACAACTTCTGAAAGCATGCAGGAGGAAATCCTCAGGGAGACACAGGATGCTATCGGTTTTGCCGAGTTTCCTCCCGGCTACAAGGTAATAGTTACGGGCGATGTGGCCTTCGGCAATGCAATGAACGAGGAAATGAATACAAGCATGGGCACTCTGCTTGTTATTTCAGTGGTATTGATGGTTCTTGTATTATATCTTGTCTTCAGGCATGTTCGCTGGAGACTTCTGCCTCTTCCGGTGGTCCTGCTTGGCATTATATTCACATTCGGTGCAATGGGATACCTGGACATACCGATGACCATGGTATCTATGGCAGCCTTCCCTGTACTTATAGGCCTTGGTATTGATTATGCTATCCAGTTCCATAACCGCATCGAAGAGGAGTTCGAGCGCAATCATTCGGCAGCCACTGCAGTGATAGAGACCGTTAAGCATACAGGTCCTGCGGTACTGATAGCGCTCATCATTACAGCGCTTGGTTTTGCCTCGCTGTTCACATCCTCCGTCCCCATGGTGCAGGACTTTGGGAAACTGCTCCTGATAGGCGTAATAATGTGCTTCCTTGCCTCTCTCTTTGTGGGCGTTACGGTCCTCTATGGCTTCCATGAGTTTTCTCAGCATCCTGTTCTCAGTAAGCTTCCTTTCAGAAGGAAAATACCGGATGTGAACAAGAAAGCAAAGCATGAGGAGACAGTCCATGAACCCGACCTTACAGACAGGCTTCTGGAAAAGGCAGCCGTGCTCTCCATGCGCCATCCTCTCCTAGTGATAGGGGTTGCAGGTTTCCTTTGCCTCGGAGGGCTATATTTTGATGCACAGGTTCCTATACAGACCGATGTACAGACATTCGTTCCGCAGGATATGCCTGCGCTTATTGACCTGGTGCACATGGGTGAGATCCTTGGAGGGAGTGAGGAGCTCAATGTCATCATAAAAACAGACGACAATGCAAACCCGCAGCTGCTTGAGTGGATAGATCGCTTCTCTTCCCACGAGGTTGAGAACAGAGGTCACATCTACAGTTCTTCCAGTATCGTTGATGTTGTCAAGTCCATGAACGGCGGTACAATACCAGATGATTCCCGGGAGATCAGGGCATTGTATGCACAGGTCCCGGAAGTCCAGAGAGAGAGGCTGCTCCATGGCAACAACATGCTGATCCTTAACCTGGGAATCGGCAATGCCATGGGAGAGCTCGGGCTTGAAGGCATTAAGGACCTTACACGTGTGGTACAGGAGGATATAGGATGGATGCCGCCACCGCCGGGCACCAGTGTAACAATCACAGGTGGATCGGTTGTATTCTTCACGGTCATCTCGGCACTCACATCCGGGCGTATGCTCATGACCCTGCTTGGACTCGTACTGGTCTTTGCCGGCTTGCTTGTGATCTACCGTGATTACCTGAAGGCTCTGACGCCGGTAGTCACAATGTTCATGGTGATCGGTTGGTCAGGCGGCCTGATGTATTACCTGGGCGTGGAGTACACTCCCATGACAGCCACACTGGGAGCTCTTATCCTTGGTGTCGGCTCGGAGTATGCGGTGCTTATGATGGAAAGGTACTTCGAGGAAAGGGACAAGGGTGCGGCTCCCGAAGAGGCAATGAGGGAAGCCAGTGTCAAGATCGGAAAGGCGATCGTGACTTCCGGTCTTACGACAGTCTTCGGTTTCTCAGCCCTGATAGCCTCACCTTTCAGTATGACAAGCAATTTCGGCTTCATAACCGTCATGGATGTCATTCTGGCATTGCTCGCTTCTTTCATTGTGTTCCCGGCTGTTATCGTGTTGCTCGATAAGCATCGTGAGAGCCGCAGAGCCCGAAAGAGTGAGCGTACACTGCAAATTGCAGGTTCTGATGTAAAAACAGCCCATAAGGAGGCAGCGTTGTGA
- a CDS encoding COG1361 S-layer family protein has translation MDINERMLLRRFSLIAAGICILMAAMMPVAIASVSKEFIPPSYQTTTNYYRSYGEPDISVSVLGDTELERGETANLELVLSNRGIFYGVKSITSVGASTSAHALSLQELEYEKLRTTAYGVKTSLVSGTEYIKVDPTTSSQTLKDPLYPGSLPKDPLVYTITVSNNAPAGVYVLEMPVTYEYQSDVRMTRGEAVALGLPDLDHVKYYSPVNTTLSVPVIVKPAAKFEVTNVSGELIAGRQSFVNITYTNMGELPAADAVARLIVMKPLATDSSVRPMGTLMPGESRTVSFSISSEREALDKMYALDTEVKYRDVNEDLAYSGNMKANVDMQSSERQFNITALALAGIVVMCIVLIIKTVKKNRKG, from the coding sequence ATGGATATAAATGAAAGAATGCTTCTGAGGAGGTTTAGCCTGATTGCTGCAGGGATCTGTATCCTTATGGCTGCGATGATGCCTGTGGCAATTGCATCTGTATCAAAGGAATTCATACCTCCGTCTTATCAAACCACTACGAACTACTACCGGAGCTATGGTGAACCGGATATATCCGTTTCCGTATTGGGTGACACCGAACTCGAAAGAGGGGAAACGGCCAACCTGGAATTGGTCCTCTCTAACAGGGGAATATTCTATGGTGTCAAAAGCATCACCAGTGTAGGTGCGTCTACTTCGGCCCACGCTCTTTCTTTGCAGGAGCTGGAGTATGAAAAGCTCAGGACGACCGCATATGGGGTAAAGACGAGCCTGGTTTCCGGTACGGAATATATCAAGGTAGATCCCACTACCAGCAGCCAGACGCTGAAAGACCCCCTGTATCCCGGCTCATTGCCAAAGGATCCGCTCGTCTACACCATTACTGTTTCCAATAACGCACCTGCCGGAGTCTATGTGCTGGAAATGCCTGTTACCTACGAGTATCAGAGTGATGTAAGGATGACCCGGGGAGAGGCAGTGGCCCTGGGCCTGCCGGACCTGGACCATGTCAAATACTATTCTCCTGTAAACACGACACTTTCGGTTCCTGTTATCGTAAAGCCTGCCGCCAAATTCGAAGTGACGAATGTTTCAGGTGAACTCATAGCCGGCAGGCAGAGCTTTGTCAACATCACCTATACCAACATGGGCGAGCTTCCTGCAGCAGATGCGGTTGCCAGGCTGATAGTAATGAAGCCGCTCGCTACCGACAGCTCGGTAAGGCCCATGGGTACGCTTATGCCGGGTGAGAGCAGGACCGTATCTTTCAGCATATCTTCAGAGAGGGAGGCGCTTGATAAGATGTATGCCCTTGATACGGAAGTGAAATACCGCGATGTGAACGAAGACCTTGCCTACTCCGGGAATATGAAAGCCAATGTGGATATGCAGTCTTCGGAGAGACAATTTAACATTACCGCTCTGGCTCTGGCAGGTATAGTGGTAATGTGTATCGTACTGATCATAAAGACCGTGAAAAAGAATCGCAAAGGATAG
- a CDS encoding COG1361 S-layer family protein codes for MPRIGSLKKATSIFILMIIIMQAVVPAGAQMAVMDIKLPDFFNFDENYYTVYGGPDVSATFVGSNEFSRGDKVSINLNLINKGVITGFKSETRYDSVSTLDQKIQQAEMGYESQRTTAIGIVAVLNSSTPYIKVKSGPQEAGTLPSGQQVEDPIKFNIEISKNAPAGTYPLRLDLFYGYQENVQISGDDETDLGITNMEVGLWYAVGHQNQTVNVIVKDEAKFEVVDVEGDLYANQENLLYVIFRNSGEEPVKDAIVRISADTPFSTTDDQAFLGSLAPGETARALFRLKVDESAVPKDYAINSEIRYEDSDGHSRISDTLKIRTQTLPARSAFDGLAANAGILAVIVLALVAVAGYFVYGRFLKKKE; via the coding sequence ATGCCTAGAATAGGAAGCCTGAAGAAAGCAACTTCAATCTTTATATTAATGATTATAATTATGCAGGCCGTAGTGCCTGCAGGTGCGCAGATGGCCGTTATGGACATCAAGCTGCCTGATTTCTTCAATTTCGACGAGAACTACTATACGGTATATGGCGGTCCGGATGTGAGCGCCACATTCGTAGGAAGCAATGAGTTCTCGCGGGGAGATAAGGTAAGTATCAATCTCAACCTGATCAACAAGGGCGTTATTACAGGTTTCAAGTCTGAGACAAGATATGACTCCGTATCAACCCTCGATCAGAAGATCCAGCAGGCAGAGATGGGTTATGAATCACAGAGAACCACGGCTATCGGCATAGTCGCGGTGCTCAATTCAAGCACTCCCTATATCAAGGTCAAGTCCGGTCCTCAGGAAGCAGGGACGCTGCCCAGCGGCCAGCAGGTCGAAGATCCAATAAAGTTCAATATCGAGATATCAAAGAACGCACCTGCAGGCACTTATCCTCTCAGGCTCGACCTCTTCTATGGTTATCAGGAGAATGTGCAGATCAGCGGGGATGATGAAACCGATCTCGGAATAACCAATATGGAGGTCGGATTGTGGTATGCAGTGGGACATCAGAACCAGACAGTGAACGTTATCGTAAAGGATGAGGCAAAGTTTGAAGTGGTGGATGTAGAGGGCGATCTTTATGCAAACCAGGAGAACCTTCTCTACGTAATTTTCAGGAACAGTGGTGAGGAGCCTGTGAAAGATGCTATCGTAAGGATAAGCGCAGATACTCCCTTCAGTACAACGGATGACCAGGCATTCCTGGGTTCTCTTGCACCCGGGGAGACTGCACGGGCGCTCTTCAGGTTGAAGGTGGACGAGTCGGCCGTACCGAAAGATTATGCCATCAACAGCGAGATCAGATATGAAGACAGTGACGGGCACAGCCGGATCTCCGATACTCTCAAGATAAGGACACAGACACTGCCCGCAAGATCTGCCTTTGACGGGCTTGCAGCAAATGCAGGGATCCTGGCAGTTATAGTTCTCGCTCTTGTTGCTGTGGCAGGATACTTCGTATATGGCAGGTTCCTGAAAAAGAAGGAGTAA